TCGGCCGGGTCGGTGGCGGGCAGTTCGTGGCCGACCTGCGCGGCCAGATCCACGATCGTCGCGGGCCGCAGGCCGCCGTCCAGATGGTCGTGCAGCAGGGCCTTCGGCGCCCTGACGATGTCCTCGTAGCGAATGTTCGCACTGAGCCCGGTGGTTCGCTCGCTCATGCCGGCACTGCGCTTCGCCGCGTGCCGGCATGAGGCACCTTCGCACTGAGCCTGATGATTCGCTCGCTGCGCTCGCTCATGCACAGACCCTAGTCCGCGCTGGTGGGCCGCCGGCCGGTGACCCGGCCGGTCACCGGCACTAAACTCGATGCGTGACGCGATCGGCAGGCGGGCTGGATCCTCGCGTCGTCGACCGGCTGCGCTGCCCCGTCTGCGGTGAGCCGCTCGCCGAGGCCGTCACCGGCGCCTCCCGGGCGTTGCGCTGCCCCCGCGGGCACAGCTTCGACATCGCCCGGCAGGGCTACGTGAACCTGCTCGCCGGCCGCGCCCCGCACGGCGGCGACACCGCCGAGATGGTCGCCGCCCGGGCGGACTTCCTGGCCGCCGGGCACTACGACGTCATCTCCGCCGCCCTCGCGGAGGCCGCCCGCCCCGTCGTTCCCCCGGCCGGCGACGGCGCGTACCCGCTGGTCGTCGACGCCGGGGCGGGCACCGGCCGGCACCTGGCGGCGGTGCTGGCGGCGCTGCCGCAGGCGGCCGGCCTCGCCCTGGACGTGTCCAAGCCGGCGCTGCGCCGGGCCGCGCGGGCACACCCCCGCGTCACCGCCGCGCTGGCCGACACCTGGCGGCGGCTGCCGCTGGCGGACGCCGCCACGGCGGTGCTGCTGAACGTCTTCGCACCCCGCAACGGCGCCGAGTTCCACCGGGTGCTCGACCCGGCGGGGCGGCTGCTGGTGGTGACCCCCGACGCCGACCACCTCACCGAACTCGTCGACTCGCTCGGCCTGCTGCGGGTCGACCCGGCCAAGGCCGAACGGGTCGCGGCCAGCCTCGGCGGGCACTTCACCGAGGAGTCGGCCGCCGTGCACCGGCGGCAGCTGAGCCTGACCGGCCCGGAGGTGAGCACGCTGGTGGGCATGGGCCCCAGCGCCTGGCACACCGACCCGGCGGGGTTGGCCGCGCGGATCACCGCCCTCGGCGAGCCGGTCCGGGTGACCGTGGCCGTCCGGCTCGGCGTCCACCGGCCACGCTGACGGCCAGGGGCTTCGGACACGGGCCCTACGTGGAGAGGTCGACCTCTTCCCAGCCGGGGGGCTCGTCGTGGTACGGCCCGCGCAGGATCACCGCCCATTCCAGCGCCCACCGCCGCTGACCGATGGCGTTGGCGTCCACCAGACCCGGCAGCGTCCGCCCGGCCCGGCTCACCTCCAGGTACGCCCAGTCCAGGCAGTAGTGCAGGTCGAGCAGGGCGGCCGCGTCGGCCGGGTGCTGCGGCGCGGCGAGGATCCGGGAGCGCCACCGCCGGAAGGTCTCCCCCTCGGCGATGTTCGGCAGCCGCTCCACCAGCCGGTCATCGGTCGGCATGGTGGGGTCGAGCTGCTTGGTCAGGCCGAGCACCCAGGCCAGCGAGAACAACGCGTCATGGTGCAGGACGAAGGAGCGGTGGTCGCCCTTGGCCCCGGTGACGAACTGGAACTCCGGAGGGGTGACCATCTCCACCAGATGCGAGGCGAGCAGCCAGCTCATCGCGGCCTGGGGCGGCATGCCGAAACAGCGGGCCAGGATCAGGTGCAACACCGCGATCCGCGCCTCGATCTCCGCGGTCGGTCGCAGCTCGATGTCGTCGCCCGGCTCCCAGACCAGCGGGAACTGCGGCGGCGGGAGCGGCAGCCGCAGCCGGGACAGCTCCTCCAGGCTCGCCTCACGCACCTCACGGGGGTCAGGGGCAGGCACGATCACGGCAACATCCCTGTCTGCTCACGGCGTCAAGGCGCCGACCGTCCCCCCTGGCCTGCGAGAATAGCGGCCCTTACGCTCCGACACCATGGGATCGGGCCATAGTTTCGTCACTCGACGCGTTCGATCACCAGCGGCGTCGGTGCGGGTGGTCGCGCGGCCACGGTCACCGCCCGCGCGGCCTCCGCCAGCGCCGCCGGGATCCGCTCCGCCTGCTCGGCCCGTAGTTCGTAGAGGGGCTCCCCGGCCCGCACCGGGTCGCCGGGGCGCTTGTGCAGCAGCACCCCCGCCGGCACGCTGACCGGGTCCTCCTTGCGGGCGCGGCCCGCGCCGAGTCGCCACGCGGCCACCCCCATGGCGTACGCGTCGACCGCCGCGACGTAACCGTCCGTGTCGGCGCGGACGACCTCGACCTCGACCGCCTCGGGCATCGGCGCGTCCGGGTCGCCACCCTGGGCCCGGATCATCGACCGCCAGACGTCCATCGCGCGCCCGTCGTGCAGCGCGGCGGCGGGGTCGGCGTCGGGCAGCCCGGCCGCGTCCAGCATCTCCCGGGCCAGCGCCAGGGTCAGCTCCACCACATCGGCGGGGCCGCCGCCGGCGAGCACCTCGACGGACTCGGTGACCTCGATCCCGTTGCCGATGGCCCGCCCGAGCGGGGTGGACATGTCGGTGAGCAGGGCGACGGTCCGCACGCCGTGCGCACGGCCCAGCTCCACCATGGTCCGGGCCAGGTCCCGGGCGTCGTCGACCGACTTCATGAACGCACCGGAGCCGACCTTCACGTCCAGCACCAGCGCGCCGGTCCCCTCGGCGATCTTCTTGCTCATGATCGAGCTGGCGATCAGCGGGATGGCCTCGACGGTGCCGGTCACGTCGCGCAGCGCGTACAGCTTGCGGTCGGCCGGGGCCAGCCCGGACCCGGCGGCGCAGATCACCGCGCCGACGTCGCGCAGCTGGGCGGTGAACTCCTCGTTGCTCAGCGCCGCCCGCCAGCCCGGGATCGACTCCAGCTTGTCCAGCGTGCCGCCGGTGTGCCCGAGCCCGCGCCCGGACAGCTGCGGTACCGCCGCCCCGCAGGCCGCCACCAGCGGGGTGAGCGGCAAGGTGATCTTGTCACCGACCCCGCCGGTGGAATGCTTGTCGGCGGTCGGCCGGGCCACCGACGACAGGTCGAGTCGCTCGCCACTGGCGATCATCGCGGCCGTCCAGCGGGCGATCTCCGGGCCGGTCATCCCGTTGAGCAGGATCGCCATGGCCAGCGCCGACATCTGCTCATCGGCCACCACCCCCCGGGTGTACGCGTCGACCACCCAGTCGATCTGCGCGTCCGACAACACCCCCCCGTCCCGCTTGACCCGGATCACGTCAACAGCAGCAAACCCACTCATCCCTGTTTCCCATCGATATCCGCGCCTGCACGAGACCCACCCCGACCGCACTCACGCACCGACGACCGCAGTCGCTGATTGACGGCCCTTCCGTAACGGACGCACGGTCCATGACCACGACGGGTCGGGGCCGACCGTGCCCGGCGGAGGGATCAAGCCTGACCGCCCGGAGCCGGGCACGGTCGGCCCCGACCTCAAGCGCAACTAAAGCAAAGATCAAGACCAACGAACCGGGATCTCCTGCGGCGGCTCGCCCTCCCCCGCCCAGAAGATCGTGCCGGACGCGTCGACCACCACCACCCGGGGCGTACGCGCCAACCCCCAGGTGATCGCCTCGGCCGGGTCGTCCCAGCTCGGCCCCTCCTCCAGCACGCCGGTCTCGGCGTCGGCGTCGTCCCCGGCGGACCGCTCCCAGTAGGCCGTCCAGACCTGCTGTCCGGCCGACAGGTCGGGGTGCACGAAGACGCTGCCCCGGCCGCGCCAGGCGGCCAGCCGGTCCGGCACCACCGGCACCGGCCGCTCGCCGGTGACCGCCTCGATGTCGGCCACGTCGAAGGCGTGCGGCAGCAGCTCGGCCATCCGCAGTGGGTCGCCCTTGGACTCGACCAGGCATTCCGGCCCGCCCTGCTCCCAGAGCAGTTGCCGGCAGCGTCCGCACGGCATCAGCGGCTCGCCGGTGGCGTCGACGCAGGACAGCGCGACGATCCGGCCCCCGCCGGTGGCGTGCAGCGAGGAGACGACCCCGCACTCGGCGCAGAGCACCACGCCGTACGCGGCGTTCTCGACGTTGCAGCCGACCACGATCCGGCCGTCGTCGACGAGCGCCGCCGCCCCCACCGGGAACTTCGAGTACGGCACGTACGCGTGCCGCATCACCTCGATCGCGGCGGTCCGCAGCCGCTCCCAGTCGATCTCACTCATCCCGACATTGTGCCGCATGCCCGCTGACCAGCTTCGACGCGGCGCCACCCACGGCAGCCGCGCCCAAGATCCGCACAGTTTCAGGGATGTTGCTGCCTCAACTCCGGCTGAGGATTTAACTCGTGGGTTGGGGGTGGTGGAGGTGGCGTGTGGTTCGTTCGGTGTGTTGGCGTGACGTGGGGCGGCCACCGCCTGATCATCGGGATCGACCAAGATCTTCGATGTGGGGCGGTGGCCGTGGCTGTCATTGTGGGTCATGCGGGTGTGGGTGGGGAAGCAACCGGGGGTGAGCGTCACCGGTTGGTGGAGTTCCGTCAGGGTTGGTATCAGTGTTTGACGCGGTGGGCGGACACGTTGTTCGAGGTGACGGATGCGGTGTTGACCACGCCGGGTTCGTTGGCGTCGTTGCCGTATCTGACGTTGGAGCCGGCGCTGCGTCGGGGGTGGGGCAGTGTGTACGCGTCGTTGTCGAGGGGGCGGGTGGACGTCGCGGCGGTGCGTGATCTGCTGATCGGTGCTCTGCCGGGGTGGTGGCCGGTGTTCGCGGTGGATGTGACGGCGTGGCCGCGTCCGGAGGCGGGGTGTTCGCCGCGGCGGGGGATGTGTCGGGTGCCTGATCCGGGTGGCGATCGGCGGGGGCGGGTGGTGCCGGGGTGGGCGTATCAGTGGGTTTGTCAGGTGTCCGCGACGCCGGATTCCTGGACGGCGCCGGTCGATGTCGTGCGGGTGGACCCTGAGGACAACGCCACCGAGGTGGCGTGTGGCCAGATGAGCGCTGTGGTGCGGGGCTTGGCCCGCCGGCGGCCGGGTGTGGTGCCGGTGTTCTGCCTGGACGCCGGTTACTGCCCG
This is a stretch of genomic DNA from Micromonospora sp. WMMD1082. It encodes these proteins:
- a CDS encoding putative RNA methyltransferase codes for the protein MDPRVVDRLRCPVCGEPLAEAVTGASRALRCPRGHSFDIARQGYVNLLAGRAPHGGDTAEMVAARADFLAAGHYDVISAALAEAARPVVPPAGDGAYPLVVDAGAGTGRHLAAVLAALPQAAGLALDVSKPALRRAARAHPRVTAALADTWRRLPLADAATAVLLNVFAPRNGAEFHRVLDPAGRLLVVTPDADHLTELVDSLGLLRVDPAKAERVAASLGGHFTEESAAVHRRQLSLTGPEVSTLVGMGPSAWHTDPAGLAARITALGEPVRVTVAVRLGVHRPR
- a CDS encoding DUF4272 domain-containing protein — translated: MIVPAPDPREVREASLEELSRLRLPLPPPQFPLVWEPGDDIELRPTAEIEARIAVLHLILARCFGMPPQAAMSWLLASHLVEMVTPPEFQFVTGAKGDHRSFVLHHDALFSLAWVLGLTKQLDPTMPTDDRLVERLPNIAEGETFRRWRSRILAAPQHPADAAALLDLHYCLDWAYLEVSRAGRTLPGLVDANAIGQRRWALEWAVILRGPYHDEPPGWEEVDLST
- a CDS encoding thymidine phosphorylase; this encodes MSGFAAVDVIRVKRDGGVLSDAQIDWVVDAYTRGVVADEQMSALAMAILLNGMTGPEIARWTAAMIASGERLDLSSVARPTADKHSTGGVGDKITLPLTPLVAACGAAVPQLSGRGLGHTGGTLDKLESIPGWRAALSNEEFTAQLRDVGAVICAAGSGLAPADRKLYALRDVTGTVEAIPLIASSIMSKKIAEGTGALVLDVKVGSGAFMKSVDDARDLARTMVELGRAHGVRTVALLTDMSTPLGRAIGNGIEVTESVEVLAGGGPADVVELTLALAREMLDAAGLPDADPAAALHDGRAMDVWRSMIRAQGGDPDAPMPEAVEVEVVRADTDGYVAAVDAYAMGVAAWRLGAGRARKEDPVSVPAGVLLHKRPGDPVRAGEPLYELRAEQAERIPAALAEAARAVTVAARPPAPTPLVIERVE
- a CDS encoding cytidine deaminase; its protein translation is MSEIDWERLRTAAIEVMRHAYVPYSKFPVGAAALVDDGRIVVGCNVENAAYGVVLCAECGVVSSLHATGGGRIVALSCVDATGEPLMPCGRCRQLLWEQGGPECLVESKGDPLRMAELLPHAFDVADIEAVTGERPVPVVPDRLAAWRGRGSVFVHPDLSAGQQVWTAYWERSAGDDADAETGVLEEGPSWDDPAEAITWGLARTPRVVVVDASGTIFWAGEGEPPQEIPVRWS